CTGTGTGAAGAAGGAGACAGCAACAACCCAGTACGTGTGATCCAGTCACAGGATGAGATAAGAGAGTCTCCTGAGGCGGAATTGACCTCAAGTGACTCGGCAGCAGGTGACACAGACATCCAGAGCCTAGGTGATGTTCAGTGCACCATGTGCAGTCGGCAGTTTAGCACTGCAAACTCCCTGCAGAACCACCTGGCTGAGAGTCACACTGATGCACAGCAGGAAACCTCAACTGAGAAAGGGAAGACAGCAGCTGAGAGGACTGCTACCATGCGGAGATCACCTCGCAGGAGGAGAACACCTACCAAGTATCAGAGAGACAGTGTAAGAGACAACACTTTTGAGGAGAAACAAATGATTTTATTACCAAGAGAGCAAGATCTAGAAAGAATAAAAGAAGCGGAAAAAATGGTTGTGGAAAACCAAGCTCCCAAACTGAATGCGAACGAGACATCTAAACCAGCTCAGCTGGAAGATGtagtggaggaggaagaagaagaagaagacatgaaTGAGGATGTGGTTGCCCAGAGTAAAGTTGTTAAGGTTTGCGCGACAGACAAGAGCGCAGGTCTGGAGAGTTCTGATGTAGAAAGGGCAGAACACCAGGCTGGTGGACAAGTGGAAGTGAATGTGCCAGCAGCAGGAAGCTCTACACAGGGTCCAGTGTACCCTGAGGGTCTGGCTCCAGTTATCATCCAAACCTCCAGCAAGAAGATTCTCAAGTGCCCCAAATGTGACAAGACCTTTGACCGTGCAGGTGGGAACCATGGAGTAATCTCTAGACTATTAGTGGTCTCAGTGATGTTACCTCTTAGTAGCTGGGTTAATAccgtagttgttgttgttgtttttgttgttgttgtggaagGGTAATTGTATTATTACTAGCATTAGTCAATCAGCCATAGCGTACAATGCCAGACTGAGATGTTAAACCCAAGAATCATCTCTATTAAGTATCTTTCTTACTGTTACtacaataataaatgttttattacatgGTTAAGGGGTATGGCCgcaattccttttttaatttttttaattttttatcaaTGACCGTGTATTATTTTCTATTAACTGATTGATCATTTGGTCTATAAATTGTCAGAAGATAGTGAAAAATGCCCATCCTATTTTACCAGTACTGATGCTATATATTAACCTGTCCACATTCTTGCATTTTATAGGGAAGTATGAGAGTCACACCAGAGtgcacacaggagagaaaccattcCAGTGTGACATATGTCTTCAGCGCTATTCCACCAAGTCTAACCTGACTGTACACAAGAAGAAGCACACCAGCGATGCACCCATCCAGAAGAAGGAGCACAAATGCCCCTTCTGTAACAAACTCCATGCCAGCAAGAAAACCCTGGCCAAGCATGTCAGAAGGTGAGACACTTCAGTAACAACACCCATTCTGCTCAGTGGGCAATTTACCTTACTGtctgtttgctttgtttttttaagtttaacttTGGCTCACAAAGTCAGCCATGCCAGACTACACAATGAAATATAAAATCCTAATATTAGGATAATTAAAATATTCTCAGAGAGAAAAATGTACAACTGATGGTACAATTTGGTGTCTAGATGATATTATCTTCaccaaaagttcaccaaaattattacaattcatcctgtgAGGGAAATGAATGGCCTGTACTATATTTCATGGTAGTCTGTTCAAAAATTGTTCAAATATGGCCGGCTGACATCCCTAGAATTACGtggtgttagcattgctaagacTCTACAATTTTAAACCTTCACTTAAGTTGGTATGAATGTAGAATGTCAGTAAAAAAGATGATTTGGAGAACAATTAGCCTAGTCAGGTGAACTTTGGAagaatactgtatgtgttcattTCGACTGTGTTGGAAGTATtaggaaaaagggaaattaatTTTGTAGAGCTAATTCCACAATGGATCTCTATGATGGCAACAGCTTTGGTACCTACAATCATTTCGTGTGACGATGTCCTGTATTTTCACTGTCCTGCCAGGTTTCATCCAGACCACATCCAAGAGTTTCTTaccaagaggaagaggaagagtgAAGGCTGGAAATGTGCTGTAAGAATACATTTCAGTCATATTATTGCCTGACTATGTGTACTGATCtgaaagtgctcatattatgctttttggcttttccccttttgttttattgttatatatcttttttgtgcatgtaataggaaaaagcccaaagtctacCCCAAAGGAACTccccatctccaacagaaaacactgttcacaaactgctccaaacggctctattgtagtccagcctttacttttgtaacaaatgtgtgttacaaagttGCACGTTTGCATGGCTGCTAGCCtggcatgccctcatactctgcatcTGACTCGGTACTAGTgtttacctaggtactgcgcatgtgcaaatCTCAATaatggaatagaagtgagattcctcactctgtagctaaagctgagctcaacacacagggtgaaaagaggagctgcagcaatgtatagtgttttttgaaaattaaaccatgtaaacctctaaatacaatgatgaacctgaaaatgagcataatataagcactttaaATAGAtcaaaatgatgaataaatgcatttttgcaaTTAATAAAGAGAAATTCAATGTAAGAGTATACTTTGATTTTAACTCTGTAACCTTTGAATCTACTGTACCAGATATGTCTGAAGACCTTCACCCGCAGGCCTCATCTGCAGGAGCACATGATCCTGCACACCCAGGACCGGCCTTTTAAATGCTCCTTCTGTGATGAATTCTTCAAGTCCAGGTTTGCCAGACTGAAACATCAAGAAAAGTACCACTTAGGTAAGAATTATACAGTAAACAACAGTTTCAAATAAACCTTAACTCTTGCTAttagaaaagctttttttaacaaTCCATTATTTTGATCTTAAGAGAAAATCTCTCTAACCTATATAACCTTTAAATGTCACTGTTGTGTGATTGACTGTGCCAATCAATGCATTTGATGAAAGCGTTTgcatcctttttcatttttagggCCCTTTCCCTGTGAGATTTGTGGCCGACAGTTTAATGACACAGGCAACAGAAAGAGACACATTGAGTGCACACATGGCGGCAAAAGAAAGTGGACCTGCTTTGTTTGTGGGAAATCTGTAAGGGAAAGGTACATCTCTAAACTTCCCCCAGATTTCAACAACTTATTTTGACATGCTTAACTGAAGAACTGAAACTGCGCTGCTTTTATTGAGAGGCATGTTTTACTTCTTATAGGACAACCTTGAGAGAGCATTTGAGAATCCACAGTGGGGAGAAGCCTCACCTCTGTAGTATCTGTGGCCAAAGTTTCCGTCACGGCAGCTCCTACAGGTCGGCGTGCTGACATTTGAGAATGTGGTTGTGAACGTTTTTAAGCTCAGTTTTTCAAGTTAAATATAATGAACAAAGTTTTCCTTGGACAGGTTACACCTGCGAGTCCACCATGACGACAAGCGTTATGAGTGTGAtgaatgtgggaaaacctttatACGCCACGATCACCTGACCAAACATCAGAAAATACACTCTGGTACGGCATGAGACAACTGCAGTAGATTCTCGTGTGTCTTTTTTTGGCATCTTTGGTGGCAGTGTCTTGGTTTGTGTCATTcacacatttcattttgttCCTTGTTACAGTACAGTGGAAAATACTGTTACTTTTTTCACTGTCTCCAGTCAGTATTTCCATGTTTATTACAGGTGAGAAAGCACACCAATGTGAAGAATGTGGTAAGTGCTTCAGGCGCCATGATCATCTGACGGTCCACTACAAAAGCATTCATTTGGGAGAGAAAGTTTGGCAGAAGTATGTTCATATCTTTCAAATTACAGTCACACTTTTTTCTAGTAATGTTGTAAAAAGGGTAATATTCCCTTAGCCTCCtttgtgttctttgtttttgtctctgttaaTACGGACTCTGTCAACAGGTACAAAACCGCAGTGCATCAGTGTGAGGTTTGCAAGAAAGAATTTAAAGGAAAGTCCAGTCTAGAAATGCACTTCAGGACCCACTCAGGTAAGGAAAAATAGAAGTCAATGAATATATTTGCTTGAAAACATTTATGAGAACAGAAAGTTGCATTTGGATGCTTTAGGAGGCAAATAGTTGTTGTTTtcgatgcttttatttttaatatatgtGCTATTGCCTGCCCAGGAAAAACTAGCCTTTCTGCCATATTTTCAGAAATGATAGTTAACATCcattgtccctgtcaaataaagtacTAAACCAACAAACCCTTGGATGGTTGGTTCTGATGTTTATGATATAAAAACATACATAGAAATATTTTTAAACCAGTTTAAATTGCTTCAAATTTATAGAAGAAAGGCTATCTAATaatactttttgatgttttcttgtGGTAATGTGACAGGTGAGAAACCCCACAGATGTCCCGAGTGCAACCAGACATTTCGGATCAAGAAGACCTTGACTAAGCACATGGTGATTCACTCAGACGCTCGTCCTTTTAACTGCCCCCACTGCAGCGCcacctttaaaagaaaagacaagctCAAGTACCATGTTGACCACGTGCACAGCTCCCGGTGTACTGAGCAGCCCCTCGGCACACTTGGCGAAATCAAAATAGTCTCAATTCCTTTTGAGGAGCCCTCTAAGGTATACCGTGCAGAACCTAAGTCAGCCCTCCAGAGCCCCCCCCGTCCTACGAATGTGTGCATGCCTGTTACTTTAGTTCCTGTCCAAATGGCAGGAGGAGCGCAGGGAGACCTGAATACTCACAGGGCTGCGTCCCTCTCCTCCCAAACTCACAACGTTGTGAGCATGCAAGCTCAAGGACAGCAGCAGAACTCTCGCTACCAAGCTGCAACAGACCTGGCATTCTTAGAAAAGTACACCCTAACCCCCCAGCCCGCCAACATTGTTCACCCTGTCAGGCCCGATCAGATGCTGGATTCCCGAGAGCAGTCCTACCTGGGCACGCTGCTGGGACTGGATTCAGCTTCCTCTGTGCAGAACATCTCTAACTCTGATCACGCACACTGATGCTCCTCGGCCAAACAGTAGGGCTCTTGAACAGTCATCTAATAAGAACACAAGCTAAAATATTCACTACTAAAATGTATTCACACTTCAATACAAAGGACAATTATTTTCCTCCATGTAACTAAACTATAATGGTGCAGCATGGGATAATCTTTTTGATGTTCAGCCTGAGCTCAGGTAATTCATACCTCATTGTAACcaaaatacatgtatttgtgtgacacatacaaaaagaagaaaactgtggatttaactttaaataaaatatctatctataaaactgaaaaaagtgtgGGAGCATTTTTGTACCAACAAATGAGATgaaaacacatatttaaaatgttattaaaactGAAGGCTGTTCCTTTAttcaatgaatgaaatgaaaaactcATGTTTTGTCTTCAGTTCTAACTCATGGTTGGAGCAAATATTTGGCTTACCAAATAAGTAAATATCCATAGGTAATTCAAATAACTATTGGCAGCCTCATAATGCTGAGTAAACTGTGGCCTTCATGTGTATTGTAAATCTGTGTGATGCAAGTACAACATGTCACTCATGCGGCGTACATATGAGCACAGTGATTAAAGGTTAATCCACCATCCACCTGTGATCCTGAACAGGAAAAGCAGGCATGGATAATTTGGATTAATTTGGAGCTATTTAGACTTACAAACTGCAGACACAGTCTAGAAAGAATTTGGTAAAATTCCAGTTAAAGACTTTATTAAGGCCTGTCCATCGAATATACACACTGTGTTTGTTGAGTCAGACATTTTGAAAACCCAAACAGTGTGTGACAGCACAACCATAACTCAGCTGACTCTGAAAAGTTTCCAGACTGTTCTCAGTCGTTGAGCAGATCCGAAGGCAGCAGATCTTCCCCTTGGTGATATAGCCTTAGCAAAACTGGTTACACAACAGATGTTTTACAAAGacaatattgtaaaatatagaaataaagtaaaacttAAATGTACAATTATGAatgtaaataatgaaattattattatattaactaaattaaaaaagacatgaatAATGAGTAGTATGCCTAGTGTGAGACGACATCAGTGTTAATACagtgtgtttctttaaaaagtaGATTCAGGAGTAACACTCACCAGTCTCTCCCCAAAGCCGCAACCTGAAAACAGCCAGAGAGAAGCGTAACAGTGAATATGTGGAGCAGCTTATTGACTTCTCATAGGTAGGTGAAGTCTGGGAATTACTGGATGTCTGCAGGTTTTAAATCACTGTGCATGGTgcagaagcaaaaaaagaaaacatgctaGATTTGCTAAGAAGCAGGATGTGCTAAGTTTAGTGTTAGATGTCCCTAGGTTTGTGAAAGACTCGTGGGTGCATGTGCTCAAACTGATTTGACGTTCATCTGGCTTAGCTGCCTGCACCCCAGTCTTATAATGGTAAGGAAAATCCTGGATGAGACAGACACCACTCCGTGTTTGTCAGCCTATGCTAAATATATAGCTAGCAGGGTTTAGCTTAGCTTATTATAAAAActacacacaccctcacacagaTAGAGATACTTACATCTGGAA
The sequence above is drawn from the Etheostoma spectabile isolate EspeVRDwgs_2016 chromosome 12, UIUC_Espe_1.0, whole genome shotgun sequence genome and encodes:
- the zbtb41 gene encoding zinc finger and BTB domain-containing protein 41; translation: MKKKPCNPLRPKRSRQPSASKGCVTEPIALLSSINQANSETLPESTSPIRHMAMSQHSHSLLRFLNEDRTRQRFCDVSVSVGGKPYSAHKVVLAHGSSYFHAELSKNPATAHVTLDHVEDSVFQHLLGFLYTSECVVPETDLPALTEAARFLDMMDILKLLCEEGDSNNPVRVIQSQDEIRESPEAELTSSDSAAGDTDIQSLGDVQCTMCSRQFSTANSLQNHLAESHTDAQQETSTEKGKTAAERTATMRRSPRRRRTPTKYQRDSVRDNTFEEKQMILLPREQDLERIKEAEKMVVENQAPKLNANETSKPAQLEDVVEEEEEEEDMNEDVVAQSKVVKVCATDKSAGLESSDVERAEHQAGGQVEVNVPAAGSSTQGPVYPEGLAPVIIQTSSKKILKCPKCDKTFDRAGKYESHTRVHTGEKPFQCDICLQRYSTKSNLTVHKKKHTSDAPIQKKEHKCPFCNKLHASKKTLAKHVRRFHPDHIQEFLTKRKRKSEGWKCAICLKTFTRRPHLQEHMILHTQDRPFKCSFCDEFFKSRFARLKHQEKYHLGPFPCEICGRQFNDTGNRKRHIECTHGGKRKWTCFVCGKSVRERTTLREHLRIHSGEKPHLCSICGQSFRHGSSYRLHLRVHHDDKRYECDECGKTFIRHDHLTKHQKIHSGEKAHQCEECGKCFRRHDHLTVHYKSIHLGEKVWQKYKTAVHQCEVCKKEFKGKSSLEMHFRTHSGEKPHRCPECNQTFRIKKTLTKHMVIHSDARPFNCPHCSATFKRKDKLKYHVDHVHSSRCTEQPLGTLGEIKIVSIPFEEPSKVYRAEPKSALQSPPRPTNVCMPVTLVPVQMAGGAQGDLNTHRAASLSSQTHNVVSMQAQGQQQNSRYQAATDLAFLEKYTLTPQPANIVHPVRPDQMLDSREQSYLGTLLGLDSASSVQNISNSDHAH